A section of the Metabacillus endolithicus genome encodes:
- the dfr gene encoding DfrD/DfrG/DfrK family trimethoprim-resistant dihydrofolate reductase produces the protein MKVSLIVAMDQNRVIGYKNDIPWRIPRDWEYVKNVTKGHAIILGRKNFESIGRALPHRRNIILTRDKDFSFEGCEIVHSIEEVFELCKQENEVFIFGGEQIYKLFLPYVENMYITKIHHSFEGDTFFPEVNEKDWKEVSVEKGIKNDQNPYTYYFQVYERI, from the coding sequence TTGAAAGTTTCTTTAATCGTTGCGATGGATCAGAATAGAGTCATTGGCTATAAAAATGACATTCCATGGAGAATTCCACGAGACTGGGAATATGTAAAAAATGTAACAAAAGGGCATGCGATTATATTAGGCAGAAAAAACTTTGAGTCAATTGGCAGAGCTTTACCTCATAGAAGAAATATTATCTTAACTAGAGACAAAGACTTTTCTTTTGAAGGCTGTGAGATTGTTCATTCCATAGAAGAGGTTTTTGAATTATGTAAACAAGAAAACGAAGTGTTTATTTTTGGCGGAGAACAGATTTATAAATTGTTTTTACCGTATGTTGAGAATATGTATATCACTAAAATCCATCATTCCTTTGAAGGTGATACATTTTTTCCGGAAGTAAATGAAAAGGATTGGAAGGAAGTATCTGTTGAAAAAGGGATAAAAAATGACCAAAACCCGTATACTTATTATTTTCAGGTGTATGAGAGAATATAG
- a CDS encoding NUDIX domain-containing protein encodes MNRKRSCAAIIKDDHILMVKEVYPDKTFWTLPGGGVEEGETYEEAVIREVKEEVNLDVEIETCLFVGAYSHGEERCYLVRTVNDRIPSLGFDPEAGKKQTLSEVKWHSLEDMKEDLQVSKVIKSLHVKYEIK; translated from the coding sequence ATGAATAGAAAAAGATCATGTGCAGCTATTATAAAGGATGATCACATTTTAATGGTTAAAGAGGTTTATCCGGATAAAACGTTTTGGACATTACCTGGTGGTGGAGTAGAAGAAGGGGAAACGTATGAAGAAGCGGTCATTCGTGAGGTAAAGGAAGAAGTAAATTTGGATGTGGAAATAGAGACATGTTTATTTGTTGGTGCCTATAGTCACGGAGAGGAAAGATGTTACTTAGTTCGTACAGTAAATGATCGTATACCTTCTCTTGGTTTTGATCCCGAAGCTGGTAAGAAACAAACACTCTCTGAGGTTAAATGGCACTCCCTAGAGGATATGAAGGAAGACTTACAAGTTTCCAAAGTTATCAAGTCATTACATGTGAAATACGAAATAAAATAG